From a region of the Hippopotamus amphibius kiboko isolate mHipAmp2 chromosome 3, mHipAmp2.hap2, whole genome shotgun sequence genome:
- the LOC130848867 gene encoding LOW QUALITY PROTEIN: protein disulfide-isomerase-like (The sequence of the model RefSeq protein was modified relative to this genomic sequence to represent the inferred CDS: deleted 2 bases in 1 codon), with translation MQMSAPQYLCHQYSCPHSEPQFSPTSPEDPPRPAGQPGRRPARRRERRARRLPGRLSARTRSRPSPVRRGGRCLPRGARRQRSGQQLRARPARAPGSRAPPSPAGPGNPLESSEVAVIGFFKDVESDPAKQFLLAAEAIDDIPFGITSDSDVFTKYQLDKDGVVLFKKCVPAEFDEGRNNFEGEVTKEKLLDFIKHNQLPLVIEFTEQTAPKIFGGEIKTHILLFLPKSVSDYEGKLSNFKKAAESFKGKILFIFIDSDHTDNQRILEFFGLKKDCPAVRLITLEEEMTKYKPESDELTAEKITEFCHRFLEGKIKPHLMSQELPDDWDKQPVKVLVGKNFEEVAFDEKKNVFVEFYAPWCGHCKQLAPIWDKLGETYKDHENIVIAKMDSTANEVEAVKVHSFPTLKFFPASADRTVIDYNGEQTLDGFKKFLESGGQDGAGGDDDLEDLEEAEEPDLEEDDDQKAVKDEL, from the exons GCCAGCCCGGGCGGCGACCAGCGCGGCGCCGTGAAAGGCGAGCGAGGCGGCTGCCCGGCCGGCTGTCGGCGCGCACCCGCTCCCGGCCCAGCCCCGTCCGGCGCGGAGGCCGCTGCCTGCCCCGCGGGGCCAGACGCCAGCGCTCCGGGCAGCAGCTCCGGGCCCGGCCCGCGCGTGCGCCGGGGAGCCGCGCGCCCCCGTCCCCGGCGGGGCCCGGGAACCCGCTGGAGTCCAGCGAGGTGGCAGTCATCGGCTTCTTCAAGGATGTGGAGTCGGACCCCGCCAAGCAGTTCTTGCTGGCAGCAGAGGCCATTGATGACATCCCCTTCGGGATTACATCTGACAGTGACGTGTTCACCAAATACCAGCTGGACAAGGACGGGGTTGTCCTCTTTAAGAAG TGTGTCCCAGCAGAGTTTGATGAAGGCCGGAACAACTTTGAGGGGGAGGTAACCAAGGAGAAGCTTCTGGACTTCATCAAGCACAACCAGCTGCCCCTGGTCATCGAGTTCACTGAGCAGACAGCCCCAAAGATCTTCGGAGGGGAAATCAAGACTCACATCCTGCTGTTCCTGCCAAAGAGCGTGTCTGACTACGAGGGCAAGCTGAGCAACTTCAAAAAAGCTGCCGAGAGCTTCAAGGGCAAGATCCTGTTTATCTTCATCGACAGCGACCACACTGACAACCAGCGCATCCTGGAGTTCTTCGGCCTGAAGAAGGATTGCCCAGCCGTGCGCCTCATCACGCTGGAGGAGGAGATGACCAAGTACAAGCCAGAGTCAGACGAGCTGACGGCGGAGAAGATCACCGAGTTCTGCCACCGCTTCCTGGAGGGCAAGATCAAGCCCCACCTGATGAGCCAGGAGCTGCCTGATGACTGGGACAAGCAGCCTGTCAAAGTGCTGGTCGGGAAGAACTTCGAAGAGGTCGCTTTTGATGAGAAAAAGAACGTCTTTGTGGAGTTCTACGCCCCGTGGTGTGGTCACTGCAAGCAGCTGGCCCCCATCTGGGATAAGCTGGGAGAGACGTACAAGGACCACGAGAACATCGTCATTGCCAAGATGGACTCCACGGCCAACGAGGTGGAGGCGGTGAAAGTGCACAGCTTCCCCACGCTCAAGTTCTTCCCCGCCAGCGCCGACCGGACGGTCATCGACTACAACGGGGAGCAGACGCTGGACGGTTTTAAGAAGTTCCTGGAGAGCGGCGGCCAGGACGGGGCTGGGGGTGATGACGACCTAGAAGATCTTGAAGAAGCAGAGGAGCCTGATCTGGAGGAAGACGATGACCAGAAGGCTGTGAAAGATGAACTGTGA